The following is a genomic window from Quercus lobata isolate SW786 unplaced genomic scaffold, ValleyOak3.0 Primary Assembly Scq3eQI_1864, whole genome shotgun sequence.
GGATGAAAAACATAACCTAGAAGAAGCACACTGGGCCTTGTTTGGTGAAACAATGTCTCAGTGTAACCTTTCTctgatttttaataatatagtCTTTGAAAAGTTCGTGGAACTGGAAGAGCTCACCAAAGATTTGGTTAAACTTCGTTTCATCACTAATGACCTAGAAGAGAAGCTAAGAATTATGGAGGGTAAATATGATGGTGTGGAAATGGAAAATTCAGATCTCAAGGAGTTGGTGAATAATTTGGAGAATGAGATTGTATCAGTTAAATCTGCTAGTGATCAATTAAGATGTGAAGTTGTGAGTGGAAAGGATCTATTGTGCCGTAAGAAAAATGAGCTTTCAGAAGCAGAACAGATAATCAGTGCTATAACCAATGAGAAAACAGAGTTGCACAACTTTGTGGAGGATCTGAAGAATAAATGTGATGAGGCTAAAATTAGGGAGGAAATGTTGAGTTCTGAACTGCAAAAGGGGAGAGATGAGACTGAACTGTGGGAGTCTCAGGCTGCCACTTTTTTTTCTGAACAGCAAAGCTCCTCCGTCTGTGAAGTGTTGTTTGAAGGCAAGATTCGTGAGCTAATTGAAGCATGTGAGAGCCTTGAAGATAGAAGTAATTCCAAAGATATGAAGATTGAATTGCTGAAAGATAGAATTAGCACCTTGGAATTCGAAAATGGAGGACTACAAGCTCAGTTGGCTGCATATACCCCAGCTGTCATCTCTTTCAAAAATTGCATATCATCTCTGGAGAAGCATacttttttcaattataaacCTCTCGCAGTTGAAAATGAAGAAGCAATGGTAATTTCTATCTATTCTCCATTACTGAAATTTCTGCCCTTATGGAGACCAAGGTCTATTTCTTAAATGCTTCATTCCATTTATTGCCTTATCCTGTTATACGTACTCTATGCATTAGCAAAATTGGATTTACCTTGAGCCATAATATTGTGTCGTGTAACATGTATGAGTTCTTAAAGCTTTAATTGAACTTGCTACTGGAAGAAGCAATGGTAATCCCTTTATAAAAGTGTGATTTTTCTTGTCTGTGGTAGCTCCTATCTATGTACCTTACCTCACTAGCATGGCCTTGTCTTTTCTTTcacatttttattcaatgaGTTGCTGAGACGTAGGATTTAGTAGAATTAACTTTCTGATTTGGTGGTCAATTAGGAAACACTGATACTTCAAAATAGCAGCCATATCCACACCAGACACCTATCAGATATGGAAGATATGGATAATTAGTGTAGGAtacttctttattatttttttatcatctctttttttctcttactTTCTTTCTATGGAACTAATGacttaataatttattatttatacatgTTTTTATGCCTCTTAGAATTTGTTGCTTACATTTAAGCTAAAACTTAGTATAATATGTACATCAAAAGATATTTGTATATGtattaattgattaaattatCTATACTATATTATATCCTAAATTTTCAAGAATTAACATATTGCTGTGTTGGTAACTTTCATATACATATCCCATATCTGTATCGGTGCTTCCTACGTggctaatttttaaaattctaggAGTTTTAAGGGGCTGTTGCAGTGTGCTCAATTTTACTGTTAGCTTCtcattattaaaaatttcacaataaggTTTTTCATTACATGGGTTGTATACGAGGGACACCTTATGATGTAGTgtccccccacccccctttCTAACTCTAACATGTGATTTTGGTTCTCATGTAATAATGTCCGTGCTTTATATCCCACATGTTTGCAGGATGCTCATTTAATGACTCACCCTATTGCTGAAAGCTATCAACAAAGGGATGAAGATCAAATTTCCATGGAGCCGGATGGATTTTCAGACTTGCAGGATGTGCAAAGAAGGATCAAAGCTATTGAAAAAGCAGTGGTAGAAGCAGAGAGGCTTGCGATGCTGGAGCACCTTAACACGAATGCCAAACTAGAGACTGCATTGAGAGAGATTGAAGAGTTAAAATCTCAAAGCCGCTTGTCTCGAGAATATGTTGTAACAAGCAAGCATATTACTCCATATCAGGTCAAAGAGGAACTTGGGGACAGACACAGTAATGATCTAAAGCTGGGGAAACAGACACGTGAAATCTCTGAAGCAAGGAATGAAGTTCTGACTAAAGATATCATGCTTGATCAGGTATCTGATTGTTCATCATATGGGATAAGCAGGAGAGAAACTGTAGAGACTGATCAGATGCTTGAGTTATGGGAAACCGCAAACCGGGATGGCAGCATTGACCTGAGGGTTGGCAAGTCTCAGAAGGCGGCCACTGCAAAACATGCTCGCAATCAGATTGGAGCTGTCAAGGAACACAAGCATTCGTATCCCTATTCAGAATCATCGTTTGAGAAGGAGTTAGGTGTGGACAAATTAGAAATCTCTGATAGACATACCGAGCCCAGTCAAGAAGGGAACAAGAGGAAGATTTTAGAAAGACTTGATTCAGATGCCCAAAAGTTGACAAACCTTCAAATCACCGTGGAAGACTTGAAGAGGAAGGTAGGGATTACTGAGAAGAGCAAAAAGGGCAGAGGCATTGAATTTGATACAGTTAAGGTGCAGCTGGATGAATCTGAGGAGTCCATCATGAAGTTGTTTGATGTAAACCGCAAATTGATGAAGACAGTGGAAAACAGTTCCTTGTCCTTTGATGGAATTTCTGCAATA
Proteins encoded in this region:
- the LOC115973494 gene encoding protein NETWORKED 1D-like, which codes for EKHNLEEAHWALFGETMSQCNLSLIFNNIVFEKFVELEELTKDLVKLRFITNDLEEKLRIMEGKYDGVEMENSDLKELVNNLENEIVSVKSASDQLRCEVVSGKDLLCRKKNELSEAEQIISAITNEKTELHNFVEDLKNKCDEAKIREEMLSSELQKGRDETELWESQAATFFSEQQSSSVCEVLFEGKIRELIEACESLEDRSNSKDMKIELLKDRISTLEFENGGLQAQLAAYTPAVISFKNCISSLEKHTFFNYKPLAVENEEAMDAHLMTHPIAESYQQRDEDQISMEPDGFSDLQDVQRRIKAIEKAVVEAERLAMLEHLNTNAKLETALREIEELKSQSRLSREYVVTSKHITPYQVKEELGDRHSNDLKLGKQTREISEARNEVLTKDIMLDQVSDCSSYGISRRETVETDQMLELWETANRDGSIDLRVGKSQKAATAKHARNQIGAVKEHKHSYPYSESSFEKELGVDKLEISDRHTEPSQEGNKRKILERLDSDAQKLTNLQITVEDLKRKVGITEKSKKGRGIEFDTVKVQLDESEESIMKLFDVNRKLMKTVENSSLSFDGISAIESDESGNARRRKISEQARRGSDKIGRLQLEVQKVQFLLLKLDDDKEGKGKTRISDRKPRVLLRDYLYGGVRTSHKRKKAPFCACVQPPTKGD